In the genome of Patescibacteria group bacterium, one region contains:
- a CDS encoding type II toxin-antitoxin system RelE/ParE family toxin codes for MNVNFHTQFQKKYHKLTEKEHSKFKERLALMTTDEFNPPLNNHALHGRYLGYRSISITGDLRAIYKRIGHDTILFVDIGSHSNLYG; via the coding sequence ATGAATGTGAACTTTCATACGCAATTCCAGAAGAAGTATCACAAACTTACTGAAAAAGAACATAGTAAATTCAAAGAACGACTTGCACTCATGACCACCGACGAATTTAACCCCCCTTTGAACAATCACGCACTCCATGGGCGCTATCTTGGCTATCGAAGCATCTCAATAACAGGGGATCTCCGGGCCATTTATAAGCGCATAGGACATGACACCATTCTCTTTGTGGATATAGGATCGCATTCAAATTTGTATGGGTAA